Within the bacterium genome, the region GAAGACTCCGTCCCCTATGATACGATTTCTGCCGATATCAGCGGCAACACATGGCCAGAGTGATGACCAGTTTTGCGGCCGGCCTGTTTGTCGGAGGAGATGATTTTGGATCTGCCCGGAGACAACCTGGACATGGAGCGGTTCTTCCGCCAACCCAAAGGCCACGAGCGCCGCATTCACAGTGTCGTTTACTATATTACCTATTCATACCTTAAGGCATCAACTGGATCGAATGATGAAGCACGGAGTGCCGGATATAGACCAGAAAGAATACCCACCAAGATGGAGATAAGAATAGATAGGACTATAAACTCTGGAGCTAACAATTTGGGTTGATGATTCAACACCTCGATAGCCAATGTCGCTCCAATCCCTAAAAAGCAACCAATGAGGCATCCCATTAGGCTAAGCACTACACTCTCGGTCAAAAATTGAAAGAAGATATCTCTATTGCTTGCCCCTAAAGATGTTCTGATTCCAATCTCCCTTGTCCTTTCGACTACTGAAGAAACCATTATATTCATAATACCTATTCCTCCCACCAATAGAGATATAGCGGCAGCAATAATGGCAAGCCAACCCACAGTCCCCAAAATTTGATTGGCTACTTCAATATGTTGTTGCATCGTCTCATGGTCATATTGAAATCTCTCCTTATGCCTTTGTTTCAAGAGATTCTTAATCTGTGTGGCCGCCTCTTCTACCTTTGATGGGAAGACTGCCTCAGCCATAAGATCATTTATCTTTTTTGAGTTGAATTGATGGAAAAGAACAGATATAGGGATGATGATTCTATTGTTTTCACTATTGGCCCCAAGAATAGTAGATAGAAGAGGTGTTTCCTTGGGCTGAAGCACTCCCACAACCCTAAACCTTCCTAAGTCTCTTATCGTTTCTCCAATATGGAGTATCTCTTTACCCAAAGGATCTATTCCTTGAAATAATTTCTTGCTAATATCTGTTCCTATTACACAAACCCTCTGTTTGGTTTCACAGTCATTTTTATTTAAGAAGCGACCAGAGAGTAAGTAATCACGTGAATATGAAAACTAACACCAACGGTTACAGTGGTTTAGGTGAAACAGCCTCAGTTAACAAACAGTCAGCATATTATACCAACATTAAACTATAGTCTGCCTGATTAGACTACCTCTATCAAGATTTAGTAGCCTCGAATAAGTACTCAGGCTCACATAACATCTTGATTGGCAATCTGTTCTGGTAGATTTGAGTTTTCATATTCACGTTAATCGCTATTTATCTCGTTGTAATCAGGGGTAGTGGCTATCCACTGGGCCTTAGAATATTCTCCACGATAACGGGCCCAAGCCATCAGATCACCACATAAAGGAGCAACTCTCTTGACCTTATCGCATTCCTTAACAATAGCTTCTAAGTCGTCATAATTAATGGCTGCCTCAAGTCTTTCAGCTCCCTCTCCAGGAGGTCTATCTCCCCAGCTACGCCATACCCTTAAGGAAGAAAGACCGAATGATTCTAATTCTTTCACAATGGCCTTTTTGCCACTCATTCCTGTAGAGCCTACTATAACCACTGCTGATACTCCAATGATTATTCCTAATAAAGTTAAAGCCGTTCGTAATTTATTAGCCCCTAAACTTCTGAAGGCAATCCTTATGTTCACTAATAAGTTCATCTTACACCCCTACTGTCTTTCCGTCCTTCAATCTGATTATTCGAGAGGCAAATCGACTGTTCTCTTCATTGTGGGTAGCCATCAAGATGGTTCTTCCATCCTGATTCAATCTACTCAAGGTTTCCATTACCTCTTTAGCTGCAGAGCTATCTAAATTGCCTGTTGGTTCATCGGCCAGGATAATAGATGGATTATTGACTAACGCCCTGGCAATGGCTCCCCTTTGTTGCTCACCCCCTGAAAGTTGATTCGGGTGATGATCTGCCCGATTGGCTAACCCAACCATTGAAAGGGCTGAGTTAACCCGTTTTCTACGCTCATTACTTAGACATCTAGAATAGATTAGTGGAACTTCAACATTCTCCTGTAGACTCATCCTCGGTAAGAGATTGAAAGACTGAAAGATAAAACCTATCTTCCTTGAACGAATCTTAGAGAGTTCCAAATCGGACAATTTACTAACATCAGTTTCTTCTAACCGATAGCTTCCTGAAGTAGGCCTTGTAAGGCAGCCAATAACATAGAGTAGGGTCGATTTACCAGACCCCGAGGCTCCCATAATTGCTACAAAACTACCTTCTTCTATTAATAAAGAGATATCATCTATGGCTGTTATTTCTATTGAATTCATCTGATAGACTTTCTTAATGCTAAAAAGCTCAATAATCATTCTTTGACCACCTTATCTCCAGGCTTTATTTTGTATCCTTCAGTAATGATTATCTCATCACCGGCGTTCAATCCAGAGATAATCTCTATTGACTCAAAGTTAGAGAGGCCTGTTTTAATCTCTCTTCTAAAAGCCACGCCATCTTGATAAAGAAAGACATAACTTTTGTTGTTTTCGCGAATGATTCCCTTCACCGGTAGACAGAGAACATCTTCTTTATCGGAAATGATAAAATTGATATCTACCTGCATACCAATCTTAAGAAGTGGAATATCTTGAGTCAATTTAACTATAGCCTCAACTATGGTAGAATTATTCTTTCTTTTGGCAGAAGGGGCAATCCAAATGACCCTACCTGAAAGTTCTTTATCGGGGAGAACTTCTGCCGCTACAAAAACCCTCTGTCCTACCTTTACCTTAAGGGCATCTATTTCATCCACCTCAACCTTTATCTGGAGTCTGTTGGTGTCGGCAATAGTAAGTAGAGGTTCTCCAGGATGAACTGTTTGTCCATTTTCTACCTCCTTAGACATTACTGTTCCTTCCTGAACTGAGCGGCAAGAGAGTTTATCAAAGAGTATTTTGGCGAATTTAAGTTCTTCTTCAGCTTGTTTCTGTTGAACTACAGCCTTGTCATATTGTCTTTGGTCTGTATCCAACTGGAGTTTTGAAACTGCGTCAGCCCGATAAAGTTCTTTAGTGTTTTCAAGTTGTTGTCTACTACTTTCCACCTCAATTATGGCCAAAGATAGGTTATTTTTCGCCTGGAGCAGTTTATTCTCGGTTTCATCAATATCAAATTTAATCAATTCCTGATGCCTTTTAACCATATCCCCTTCTTTAACCAATATATCTTTAATCATGCCCGTGATATTAGCCCTGAGTGTAGTCACTTGTGCTGACTCCACTCGACCTACTCCAGATATTATAGTAGTGATTCTACCTCTTTTTACCTGAACAGTCTTTACTTTTGGATCCTCAGAACAAGAATGAAAAATATTCTGCCAAAACCACCAACCAATTGCACAAAGGATGAGAAACACTATTAAACTTAAAGTAAAACTTAAAGTAATTTTCTTATAACTCATCTTTACCTACCGCTTTCTGTAATCTTGCTTTGGCTATCTGCCAGTCTATTAAAGCCCCTATGTATTTAGTAGATGTTTTCTTCAAAGTAAGCTGACAGTCAGCTACCTCATTGATAGTAATCATCCCTAATTTATACTGGAGTTGAGCTATCTTTAGATTTTCCTCGGCCAAAGAGACATTCTCCTTCATTATCTGAATTCTCTTTTTAGCTGACTCAAGAGAATTCCAAGCTTCCCTTACTTCCTTTTTGACCTCTTGTTTTATTCTTTGGGACGGTTCATAACCGTCCAATTTTCTGTGAAACCTTGCGGGTCCTTCGTATCTTCCTCAATAATTCGGGGCAACCTACTCGGGTTACACGAGATCAGAAACCCGTTTTTTCGGGACGGTTCAAAATAGTCCATTTTCTTGTGAAACTTTAGGCGCGGTTAACCTTCCGCAGAAGTAGGGTGGGCATTACCCACCAATCTGTTCGCCATCTACGCCTTTTTGGTGGGCGGTGCCCACCCTACCTCTCAGCCGCAAGCTTTCACAGTAAAGTGAACCATCCCGTTTTTTCGGAAAAAACGGGTTTCTAATTTAGCCGCAAGCTTTCACAATAAGGTGAACCATCCCTCATCTCTCCATTCTCATCTCTCAACTCTCCACTCTCATCATTTTACTCAGCCGAGCTGAGAACAATTGCGCCGGCGGCTAAGCCAAAAGCCAAAAACTGAAAGAGGTTTTTCTCCTGCCAGAAATGGACATCCAACTCCTCTATCTTCTCTACCTGCTCCTTCATAGTCTGAGCTTGCTTGGCCACCAGGGCCTCCTTTTCATAAAGCTCTTTGGCCAACTGGTCTGATTTTGACCTCAGTTCTCCCACCTGGACATAAAGCTTATTCAACTCTTGTTCTTTATCCCTCAACTGTCTCTCGACTAATCCATACTCCTCCTCACAACTATCCAGTCCTAATTTAAGGTTTTCTATATCTTCCGTCAGTCTGGCTATTTCAGCCTCTTTCTCAGCTACCACGGCTTCCTTTTCTTTAAGGATAGCCTCATTGGTTGACTCACAAGCCAGCAGGCTGGCCTTTAACTCATCAAGCACAGACTGTTTAATAGTAACCATCTTTTCCCCCACGGGAATAGCCACCGTATTGCCCGGATATATCCAGTGAGGATTTTTGATATAGGTATTGCCGTCATACTTCCACAATTTCCGCCAGGCATAAGGATTGCCCATGTGGGTTTTAGCTATGTCCCACAGGGTATCTCCTTTCTTGATGGTATAGACCATGTCGTTAGCCCATAATCCTGTCCCAAGGGGAGTGGTAATAAGACTTAGGGCTATGATTAAAGCTGCGATTGATTTTAGAATTCGCCGTTTTTCCATATTGGCGCCTCCCTTCTTAAAGATGGGCGCTGTTCATCGTTTCGGCCACTGGATAGGCTCAAGGCTGAAGTCCAATCATCTGTTCCCCACCTTTGTCCCTAAAAGCCTTCTGCCTTCAGCCTAAAAGCCTTCAGCCTAAAAGCCTTCAGCCTATCTTCCCGAGTAGTTACAATTTATCTCTAAAGGTGATTTCTCTGACAATATGAGAGCTATCTTAAGGAGCAGTTTATTCGAGACTCTGTTACCTCTCTGTCTTCAATCTTTGTGAGCCCGCTTGAGACAAGCTTGGTCTCTTTGAAATAGGGAGAGTTGTTTAGGGCCTGGAGTAGATCGGCCACATCTGAATCCCTCAAGCTCTGGGTTGATAAATTAAGCCTGTCTCCTTTAAGGGATAATTCAGTCAGCCAGACCTTATCCGGAATTATCCGGTTTAGTTCCTTTAGAATCTCTAAGGAGGATACGCTACTTCCTTTAAGGCCTTCCGCTAAGGCCAGTTTTCTTTTCAGAAGTCGAACCTTGTTCACCTCTTCCTCAATTGCTACAAGCCTCTGATTTATCTGTTCAACCCTTGATTCTTTCCCTTTTAGATCAAAGGTGATAATGGCCAGAATAAAGAGGAGGACTAAAGGGACTAAGGCCGGGGAGGCCATTAGGATTTTCTTTGGCGGAATCCATGGATTGGATTTCTTTTTTGGAAGAAGGTTGATGGCCCTTTTATCCACTCCAAAGAGGGCTAGACCAAATGCAGGAAGAAAGCGGTAACCAGGAAAAGAGAGAGCCGAGTGATCAAATTTTGCCTTCTGAAGCGGGTTTATGATCTGAACAGGCAAATTCAGTTCCTCCTCCATCTTATCGACTAAATTTGCCATCTCTGCACCTCCACCACTCAAAAGGACTCTTTTGACTTCAACTCCTGGATGTTTCTTCTCGAAGGCACGAAATGAATAGTCAATCTCCTCAGTCAAATCTGTCAACCATCTATGACTAACCTTACCTAACCGGGATAGATTATCATCTCTTGCCTCATTGGCCTTTACAAGACCACGCCTCTTCTTCAACTCTTCCGCCTCCTTAAAGTCTATCCCAAAGACCTCTTTGATCTTCTGAGTAAGTGAATCACTGCTCTTACCAATACATCTTGAGAAGAGGAATCGGCTGCCTTTAGTAATGATAAGCTCTGTCCTCCTGCTCCCTATTTCGATAAGGGCTGCTGCCTCCTCAGGAGGTGGATTGAACTGGTATGCCTTGAAGATAGCCAGGGGGGTAAGACTAACGATTGAGGGCAGAAGGCCTGCCATCTCTATGATAGAAAGATAGCTTTCCAGGGCTTCCCTCTTGCAGGCGGCCACAAGAAGATCTGATCTTTTCTCCTCACTTTTGATGCTCTGCCAGTCATAGTGAATCTTATCTAAGGGAAGTTGAAGGTAGTCTCCAATATTGAGTTCAACGATCTTCTTGACCTTCTTCTTATCTTTGGTGGGAAGGCTTACTGATTTAATCACTCCCCAGTATCCTGGAATACCAAGGACTACTCTCTTTGATCTAAGGCCGCACTCTTTGAAAAGCTCACAGATGGTCTCAGCAATAATTTTTTTATTGTCCTCTATCCCTGGATCAAGAGGATAGGAATATTTTTTCATCCCTTTCTTCTTAAGATAGACTCCGGAAGAAGATATCTTTAATTGAACGACCTTAATAGAAGAGGTGCCAATATCTAAGCCAATAATGGATTTTCTTAGCATTAGAGTGTTTTCCAATATAGAATTGAGATCTTAGGAGGTCTGCCCTGGTAGGGTAGATCCCGTCTGACCACGGCCCTTATCCTTACTATGGTATTATGTAAGGTAGCCATTGAGTCTATGGTGAAAGTGTGAGAATGGGTAGCCATTAGGTCTAAATTTAATCGTTTTAAGCGCTTTAGGTCTATAACGGGAAGGGCCATAAGATCAGGAAGAGAATTGAATGGGGATTCCTCTCTTCGTTGGAGGATTAATTTTACGACCCCCGGATCAAACCCTAAGGCCCCTAAGACCTCCTCGCCAGCCGTATTGATATTTATTCGGCCCGGGGCTATCTTGCTCCCTTTAACGGTAACCCGATCAATTAGTTGAATTAATCTATTCTTATTCATCCAGTCAACTTCAAGTAGGTCGGTGAGGTGACGGTAAGGGCGGTGTTTGATGATATCATCAGCCTCCTTATAGGTTATTCTCAATTTGGTCTTTAACTCCTCCCTTACGGCCTGGTTAAGATTGATCTTTGTTTTATCCTTCTCATCAAATGAATAAACGGTAATAAGGTCTTTTATCCCTAAGAATGTCTTCATATTCATTCCCTTAAGTGAAGACACCTCATCTATTGACTTGAAGATGCCTCTTTCCTTTCTATAATTGATGATGACTTCTACCTGGTCTTCTTTAATCTCAGGCAAGAAAAAAAGCATTACCTTAAATGTCTTCTTATCTTCTTCCTCCTGAAGAGGAAGGTTTATATTAAGCTTACTTTCTTCATCAATGACCTGGACATTGTATTCTCCTTCACCAAATAGGATACCTTCATAGGCCTCCTCGTTGGTAGACCACTTCTCATTAAGGGCATCATACTTATTGTTGTCTTTTCTTAACTCCAGGATGGCTTGGTTAATACCCGCCTCGGCGATATAGTAAGCTTTTAATCTCTCTGTTTGATTCCTGGTGATCTTTAACTGGAGCCTTATGAAGGAGGCGAAACTCAGGACAGTGACAGTCAGGATGACTGATATCCAGAGGACAAGGATTAGAGATACTCCATCTTCTCTCTTTCTTTTCATTGGCCATTTGCCTGGGAAGCAGGTATCCAGACACTACTCCGTAGGATTCTACTGTCATTGAGTCTAATCTTTATCCTTACCCCCCCTGGTAAAAGTTTATCTGAATCCCAGGATTTCTGCCAGGCTCTTCCATTGTGATACTCAAAAGAAAGGCCGGCT harbors:
- a CDS encoding FtsX-like permease family protein — its product is MQQHIEVANQILGTVGWLAIIAAAISLLVGGIGIMNIMVSSVVERTREIGIRTSLGASNRDIFFQFLTESVVLSLMGCLIGCFLGIGATLAIEVLNHQPKLLAPEFIVLSILISILVGILSGLYPALRASSFDPVDALRYE
- a CDS encoding ABC transporter permease → MNLLVNIRIAFRSLGANKLRTALTLLGIIIGVSAVVIVGSTGMSGKKAIVKELESFGLSSLRVWRSWGDRPPGEGAERLEAAINYDDLEAIVKECDKVKRVAPLCGDLMAWARYRGEYSKAQWIATTPDYNEINSD
- a CDS encoding ABC transporter ATP-binding protein translates to MIIELFSIKKVYQMNSIEITAIDDISLLIEEGSFVAIMGASGSGKSTLLYVIGCLTRPTSGSYRLEETDVSKLSDLELSKIRSRKIGFIFQSFNLLPRMSLQENVEVPLIYSRCLSNERRKRVNSALSMVGLANRADHHPNQLSGGEQQRGAIARALVNNPSIILADEPTGNLDSSAAKEVMETLSRLNQDGRTILMATHNEENSRFASRIIRLKDGKTVGV
- a CDS encoding efflux RND transporter periplasmic adaptor subunit, yielding MSYKKITLSFTLSLIVFLILCAIGWWFWQNIFHSCSEDPKVKTVQVKRGRITTIISGVGRVESAQVTTLRANITGMIKDILVKEGDMVKRHQELIKFDIDETENKLLQAKNNLSLAIIEVESSRQQLENTKELYRADAVSKLQLDTDQRQYDKAVVQQKQAEEELKFAKILFDKLSCRSVQEGTVMSKEVENGQTVHPGEPLLTIADTNRLQIKVEVDEIDALKVKVGQRVFVAAEVLPDKELSGRVIWIAPSAKRKNNSTIVEAIVKLTQDIPLLKIGMQVDINFIISDKEDVLCLPVKGIIRENNKSYVFLYQDGVAFRREIKTGLSNFESIEIISGLNAGDEIIITEGYKIKPGDKVVKE
- a CDS encoding TolC family protein; this translates as MDGYEPSQRIKQEVKKEVREAWNSLESAKKRIQIMKENVSLAEENLKIAQLQYKLGMITINEVADCQLTLKKTSTKYIGALIDWQIAKARLQKAVGKDEL
- a CDS encoding LysM peptidoglycan-binding domain-containing protein, producing the protein MEKRRILKSIAALIIALSLITTPLGTGLWANDMVYTIKKGDTLWDIAKTHMGNPYAWRKLWKYDGNTYIKNPHWIYPGNTVAIPVGEKMVTIKQSVLDELKASLLACESTNEAILKEKEAVVAEKEAEIARLTEDIENLKLGLDSCEEEYGLVERQLRDKEQELNKLYVQVGELRSKSDQLAKELYEKEALVAKQAQTMKEQVEKIEELDVHFWQEKNLFQFLAFGLAAGAIVLSSAE
- the pilM gene encoding type IV pilus assembly protein PilM: MLRKSIIGLDIGTSSIKVVQLKISSSGVYLKKKGMKKYSYPLDPGIEDNKKIIAETICELFKECGLRSKRVVLGIPGYWGVIKSVSLPTKDKKKVKKIVELNIGDYLQLPLDKIHYDWQSIKSEEKRSDLLVAACKREALESYLSIIEMAGLLPSIVSLTPLAIFKAYQFNPPPEEAAALIEIGSRRTELIITKGSRFLFSRCIGKSSDSLTQKIKEVFGIDFKEAEELKKRRGLVKANEARDDNLSRLGKVSHRWLTDLTEEIDYSFRAFEKKHPGVEVKRVLLSGGGAEMANLVDKMEEELNLPVQIINPLQKAKFDHSALSFPGYRFLPAFGLALFGVDKRAINLLPKKKSNPWIPPKKILMASPALVPLVLLFILAIITFDLKGKESRVEQINQRLVAIEEEVNKVRLLKRKLALAEGLKGSSVSSLEILKELNRIIPDKVWLTELSLKGDRLNLSTQSLRDSDVADLLQALNNSPYFKETKLVSSGLTKIEDREVTESRINCSLR
- a CDS encoding helix-hairpin-helix domain-containing protein, coding for MKRKREDGVSLILVLWISVILTVTVLSFASFIRLQLKITRNQTERLKAYYIAEAGINQAILELRKDNNKYDALNEKWSTNEEAYEGILFGEGEYNVQVIDEESKLNINLPLQEEEDKKTFKVMLFFLPEIKEDQVEVIINYRKERGIFKSIDEVSSLKGMNMKTFLGIKDLITVYSFDEKDKTKINLNQAVREELKTKLRITYKEADDIIKHRPYRHLTDLLEVDWMNKNRLIQLIDRVTVKGSKIAPGRININTAGEEVLGALGFDPGVVKLILQRREESPFNSLPDLMALPVIDLKRLKRLNLDLMATHSHTFTIDSMATLHNTIVRIRAVVRRDLPYQGRPPKISILYWKTL